In Arthrobacter sp. PAMC25284, a single genomic region encodes these proteins:
- a CDS encoding DNA repair helicase XPB has translation MTDGPLIVQSDKTILLEVDHELATEARHAIAAFAELERAPEHVHSYRLTPLGLWNARAAGLDAEQVLDTLLKYSRFPVPHSLLIDVEETMSRYGRLRLEKDPQHGLVMRTSDYPVLEEVSRAKKIQPLLGPRIDGETVVVHSSQRGQLKQLLLKIGWPAEDLAGYVDGAPHPIMLNETGWTLRPYQRLATENFWAGGSGVVVLPCGAGKTLVGAAAMAMSSTTTLILVTNTVSARQWKDELLKRTSLTAEEIGEYSGSVKEVRPVTIATYQVLTTKRGGLYPHLELVDGNDWGLIIYDEVHLLPAPIFRMTADLQARRRLGLTATLVREDGREGEVFSLIGPKRYDAPWKDIETQGYIAPADCVEVRVDLPRDERMAYAMAEDADKYRLCATSETKTRVVEQLVAEHAGEQLLVIGQYIDQLDEIGERLNAPVIKGETSVKERQRLFAAFRAGEVQTLVVSKVANFSIDLPEASVAIQVSGSFGSRQEEAQRLGRLLRPKKDGRAARFYSLVARDTLDQEFAAKRQRFLAEQGYAYRIMDAKDAGTAS, from the coding sequence CCTCCTGGAAGTGGACCATGAACTCGCCACGGAGGCCCGGCATGCCATCGCCGCGTTCGCCGAACTGGAGCGGGCCCCCGAGCACGTGCACAGCTACCGGCTGACGCCGCTGGGCCTCTGGAACGCCCGGGCCGCCGGGCTGGATGCCGAACAAGTACTGGACACTCTGCTGAAGTACTCCCGTTTCCCGGTTCCGCATTCGCTGCTCATCGACGTCGAAGAGACCATGTCCCGGTACGGCCGGCTGCGGCTGGAGAAAGATCCCCAGCACGGCCTCGTGATGCGCACGAGCGACTACCCCGTGCTGGAGGAAGTCAGCCGCGCCAAGAAGATCCAGCCGCTGCTGGGCCCGCGGATCGACGGCGAAACGGTCGTGGTTCATTCCTCCCAGCGCGGGCAACTGAAGCAGCTCCTGCTCAAGATCGGCTGGCCGGCTGAGGACCTCGCCGGCTACGTGGACGGTGCGCCGCACCCCATCATGCTGAACGAGACAGGGTGGACACTTCGGCCATACCAGCGGCTGGCCACGGAGAACTTCTGGGCCGGCGGCAGCGGCGTCGTCGTCCTCCCTTGCGGCGCGGGCAAGACCCTCGTGGGGGCCGCCGCGATGGCCATGAGTTCCACCACCACCCTGATCCTGGTGACCAACACGGTGTCCGCGCGGCAGTGGAAAGACGAACTCCTCAAACGGACGTCCCTCACGGCGGAGGAGATTGGCGAATATTCGGGCTCCGTCAAGGAGGTCCGTCCCGTCACGATTGCCACTTACCAGGTCCTCACCACCAAGCGGGGCGGTCTCTACCCGCACCTGGAACTGGTGGACGGAAACGACTGGGGACTCATCATTTACGACGAGGTGCATTTGCTGCCTGCGCCGATCTTCCGCATGACCGCCGACCTACAGGCCCGGCGCCGGCTCGGACTCACCGCCACCCTGGTCCGGGAGGACGGGCGGGAGGGCGAGGTGTTCAGCCTGATCGGCCCCAAGCGCTACGACGCACCGTGGAAGGACATCGAGACCCAGGGGTACATTGCCCCGGCCGACTGTGTGGAGGTCCGCGTGGATCTGCCCCGCGACGAGCGGATGGCGTACGCGATGGCCGAGGACGCCGACAAGTACCGGCTGTGTGCCACCTCCGAAACGAAAACGCGCGTCGTCGAGCAGCTCGTGGCCGAGCATGCCGGCGAACAGTTGTTGGTGATCGGCCAGTACATCGACCAGCTGGACGAGATCGGCGAGCGCCTGAACGCCCCGGTGATCAAGGGCGAGACGTCGGTGAAAGAACGCCAGCGGCTTTTTGCCGCCTTCCGCGCCGGGGAAGTTCAAACGCTCGTCGTCTCCAAGGTCGCCAACTTTTCCATTGACCTTCCGGAGGCCTCGGTCGCGATCCAAGTCTCCGGTTCCTTCGGTTCCCGCCAGGAGGAGGCCCAACGTCTGGGACGGCTGCTGCGCCCGAAGAAGGATGGCCGCGCGGCGCGTTTCTACTCCCTCGTGGCACGGGACACCCTGGATCAGGAATTCGCCGCGAAACGGCAGCGGTTCCTGGCCGAGCAAGGCTATGCCTACCGCATCATGGACGCCAAGGACGCCGGAACCGCCAGCTAA